A stretch of DNA from Mucilaginibacter daejeonensis:
GCTAGTATTTAACTTTTACGGAAGACAGCAACTTAGCCGCTGTCACAATTGGAGATACGAACAACAACCTTGATAGGTCTTTGTTTTTGTTAAATATCAAAAAAGTCGAAATGCCCAACGTCAACACCACTCCTCCAATTATCCAAAGGGCAGGTCCGCCAGCTTTTTGCCAGTATTCTAATTGGATGATCAGGTATGACGATGCAAAAAAGAAAAAAAGTACAACATAGGATACCACCGGGGATAGCTTGAGCGCGTAATAGACAAATCCAGCTATTAAAAAAGAAGCCCAGTTCACGAAACCATTATATTTCCCTAAGAATGGGATGTGCGGAAATGGGATGGCCCAAACAAAGGCAAGCAAGCCGAACATGATCAATACGGTGGCCACGTAGGTCAACACCGGATATCGTGAAGTTGCCTGAGCCTGATCAAATTGGCTGACCATGCGATCGATAGGGCGCTGCTGGGTAGATGATCTCATAAGGGCATTAAAAAAGCGGCAAAATGATCATCCTGCCGCTCTATATAGAAGTATACTTTCAGTTATTATTTAGCGAAGGCCACTGAGCGGGTTTCGCGGATAACGGTCACTTTGATCTGGCCCGGATAGGTCATCTCGGTTTGAATACGGTTGGAGATATCGGCAGCCAGGATCTCTGATTGCGCATCACTCACCTTCTCGCTTTCTACCACTACACGCAGTTCACGACCAGCCTGTATTGCAAAGGTCTTCTCAACGCCTGGGTAAGATAATGCTAATTCTTCCAGCTCTTTCAAACGTTTGATATAGCTTTCTACCACCTCGCGGCGTGCACCTGGACGGGCACCTGAGATCGCGTCACATGCTTGAATGATCGGCGATATCATCGAGGTCATCTCGATCTCGTCATGGTGAGCACCGATCGCGTTACAAACCTCTGGATGTTCTTTATACTTTTCGGCCAGTTGCATACCTAAAATGGCGTGTGGCAATTCAGGGTTATCATCAGGCACTTTACCAATATCATGCAGTAAGCCGGCACGTTTGGCCAGTTTAACGTTCAAGCCTAATTCGGCGGCCATGGTAGCACAGAAATTGGCTACCTCACGTGAGTGCTGCAGCAGGTTCTGCCCATAAGATGAACGGTAGCGCATACGGCCTACCATACGGATCAGCTCAGGGTGCAGACCATGTATACCCAGATCGATCACGGTGCGCTCACCGATCTCCACGATCTCTTCCTCGATCTGTTTACGGGTCTTGGCAACCACCTCTTCGATACGGGCCGGGTGGATACGACCGTCGGTCACCAAGCGGTGCATGGCTAAACGGGCTATCTCACGGCGTACAGGGTCGAACCCTGAAAGAATAATTGCTTCAGGGGTGTCGTCCACAATGATCTCGATACCAGTAGCAGCCTCTAAAGCACGAATATTACGTCCTTCACGACCAATGATACGGCCTTTGATCTCGTCATTCTCGATGTTGAAGATCGATACGGTGTTCTCGATAGCACTTTCGGTAGCGGTACGTTGAATGGTTTGAATAACCACCTTTTTAGCTTCTTTAGTAGCCGTAAGCTTGGCTTCATCAACGATATCCTTGATCTGGCTCATAGCCTTGGTACGAGCTTCTTCGCGCAGGGTATCTACCAACTGGTTCTTGGCCTCTTCGGCGGTCAGGCCGGCAATGGTCTCCAGTTGCTGTACGTGCTGCTGTTTCAGGTGCTCAACCTCTTCCTGCTTTTTGTGCAAGGTCTCGGTCTGTTTCTCGAGATTTTTGCGGGTATTGTCGAGTTCGTTCTCCTTGCGGTTAACGTTCTCCAGTTTTTGGTTAAGTGATTGTTCTTTTTGTTTGATCGAGTTCTCGCGTTGGCCAATAGCATTGTTCTTGCTGTTCACCTCTTGCTCGTGCTCGGCCTTTAATTGCAAAAACTTTTCCTTGGCTTCTAATAGCTTGTTCTTTTTCAAGATCTCGGCGTTGTTCTCGGCATCCTTCAAGATTTTTTTGACCTTGTTCTGGGCTGCTACCTCCTGCTCCTTAAAAACCTTTTTGAGCAGATAACGGCCGATCACAAAGCCAATGATGGCGCCTATGAGCAGGCCGATAATGATATATAAAATATCCATAGTTCAGTTGTGTGTTGTTGTATATGTAAAATAAAAAACCGCAATAAAAATTTAAGCATCAGTGATGCAGGCAGGCCGCCAAAGGGTTCACAAGTAACAACTACTACCTGCTGATGACCTTATGCGGCAAGCCCACGCTTGCCAGTGAAACTTAAAATCTAACTGCGGTTAAATTCAATTTGCTCTATAATTGGTATAAAGAACGCTATTGCTTATTAAAGAACTCGTTCAACATGTGGTCTAACTGATAAGCTTTCTCGGCAACGGTGGTATCTTCCTCTGTTACCTTGCGCTCTGCCTTTAATGATGATGTTGCGTAATGCAGCACCGCCATCGACAGCAGATCTTGCTTATCCTTTACCGCATAATTATCCTGAAATTCCTTAATACGATCATTGACCAGCTTTGCTGCCCTGCGTATCAATTCCTCCTCCTCGGTATCTACCTTGAGCGGATATACACGATCAGCAATATTTATTTTTATGGAGATCTCTCCCATTTTTTGAGCTTGTTCACCTTAAGTGCTACTTTTTAAGTAACACTATACACTTATCGATTTCCCGCACAAATTCGTTAATTTTTTGTTTGATGTCAAGGCTTTTTTCATTTGTATCTGAAAATGACCTGGCCACTTTCAATACACGAAGCTTTTCCTCAACGTCCTTTGTTTTGTCTTTACTTGCGTTCAAGGCCGTATGCAGCGACTGATTTTCCAGCTTAAGCAGGTCGTTCTCTTCCTGCAAAGCTCCACAAAGTTCTATCAGGCGCTCTGTTTTTTCTACTACTGCACTTAACTGCTCGGTTACTGATGGCATCTTCCTTTAGTTATCTGCTTGCGGGGTTATCGGGTCACTAAGTTATACAAATACTTAAAAGTTTCTCCTTATTATTAACACAAGCTCACAACGCTTACCTGCTATTTCCTGATCTCGGCTCCGGCCTCTTTGCCAAAGTTGTAGATCAGTTTTTGCATGATCGCGTCGATCGCCTTGTCAGTAAGGGTCTTCTCCTCATCTTGCAGGATAAAGCTCAATGCGTACGACTTTTTGCCGGCCGGGAGTTTATCGCCCTGATAAACGTCAAAAACACTAACCTCAGTCAATAATTTACGTTCGGTACGCTGTGCGATCTGTTTTAACTGACCAAAGGTAACGGCCGTATCCACCAGCATCGACAGGTCACGCCTTACGGCCGGGAACTTGGAAAGCTCCTTGTTAACGATCTTATTCTTTTTAACGATATTGAGTAGCACATCAAAGTTCAAGTCGGCATAGAACACCTCTTTTTCCACTCCAGCTTTCTTCAACGCGGCAGGCAGCACCGCTCCAAAACGTGCTATGGTCTTGTTGCCTTTGTTGTATTGAAGGCCGTAAGCCAGTTCATGATCGTGCACCTCATCAACGGAAACGTCAGTGATGTTCAAGCGCTCCAAAACGCCGTCAACAACGGCTTTAAGGTTGTAGAATGATACCGCTCCAGACTTTTTATCCCAGTGCTCGGCACTAACACCTCCGGTGATAAATATCGACAGCCGCTGAACCTCGGTATACTTCTCATCAGCAAAGGCATAGGTCTTACCGAACTCGTAGAACTTCAGGTCGGCCTGGCGGCGATTCTGGTTGTAGGCGATAGCCTCGAGGCCAGAATAGAGCAGCGTTTGGCGCATGATGTCCAGGTCGCTGCTGAGCGGATTCAACAGCTTAACAGCGCTATCCAGACTTTCGGCATAGGCCGAACTGGTAAGCGAGTTACACAGGATCTCGTTGAAAGCATTAGCGGTCAGCAGATCTGATATGGCATTTTGAACCGTGTCCTTTTCGGGGCGTTGCGAGTTATTGAGCGATGCCCTGATCTGCGTAGGTATCTCGATGTTGTTGTAACCGTAAATACGCAGCACTTCTTCGATCACGTCCACCTCGCGGGTCACGTCAACGCGGTAAGGCGGTACCAGCAGGGATAAGCCCTCGGCGGTCTCATTTACGATCTGTATGTCCAGCGCGGCAATGATAGCCCTGATGGTATCGATACCGATCGCTTTACCGATCAAACGGTCGATGTTCTTATAGGTAACCTCTACCGCGAACGGCTGTACCGGCGTTGAGTAAATGTCAGATATTTGCGAGGAGATAGAACCTCCGGCCACTTCCTGGATAAGCAAGGCAGCACGTTGCAGGGCGAACACCGTGATATCAGGATCAACACCACGCTCGAAACGGAACGAGGCATCGGTCTTTAATCCATGTCGTTTTGACGTTTTGCGCACTGATACCGGGTTAAAGTAGGCACTTTCCAAGAAAACTTTGGTGGTACTCTCTTTTACCCCCGAATCGGCACCGCCGAACACACCTGCTATGCACATCGGTCCATCAGCATTACCAATCATCAGATCATCAGCCGATAGTTTGCGCTCTACCCCATCAAGGGTTACGAATGGCGTTCCTTCTGCATAGGTCTTCACCGATACCTTACCACCGGTAATGGCATCAGCATCAAAGGCGTGCAGCGGCTGACCCAACTCATGTAATACATAGTTGGTCACATCAACGATGTTGTTGATGCTGCGCACACCGATTACAGCCAAACGCTCTTTCAACCATTGCGGCGAATCCTGTACCTGAACACCAGATATGGTCACGCTGGCGTAGCGCGGACAAGCCGCCTCTGCCTCGATGGTCACCGGGATGGTCAGGCTTTCGTTATCTACCTTAAAGGCAGGAACATCGGGTTTGGTGACCCCCTGTTTTAGGAAGGCCGCTATATCACGTGCCGTACCCAGGTGCGATGCCGCATCGGCACGGTTAGGGGTCAAGCCTATCTCGAAGAGATAGTCGTCGTTAAGCTTGAAGTATTCTTTGGCTGGCGTACCTACGGGCGCATCGGCATCCAGTACCATGATACCGGCATGCGACTCGCCCAAACCGATCTCGTCCTCGGCACAGATCATCCCTTCTGATACCTCGCCACGGATCTTCGACTTGCTGATCTTGAATGGCTCTCCAGTGGTGGGGTGTACGGTACTGCCTACTACGGCTACAACTACCTTTTGACCGGCAGCTACGTTAGGCGCGCCACAAACCACTTGCAGGTCCTCGGCACCACCAACATCAACCTTTGTGACGCGTAAACGATCAGCGTTAGGGTGCTGCACCGCTTCCTTCACATAGCCTATCACCAGGCCTTCAAGGCCGCCGGGTATGGCCTGTACTTTTTCCAAGCTTTCTACTTCCAGGCCAATGCCGGTGAGGATGCCTGATATATCTTCGGGTGATCGATCAGTATCGATAAATTCTTTGAGCCAGTTATACGAGATCTTCATTTATTATAATATCGTAGGCCAAAGATAGGATTTTTTTTATCCTGAGGGGTGTGATGGCGGCCGGCTAAGCATATGCAGCTCGGTTACCGGCTATATTCTACCTGTCCTGAGAGATGCCGATATGCGTCGGCATGACGGATCGTGTTATCAGCATAGCAAAAACCGGTCATGCTGAACTTGTTTCAGCATCTCACATGCAAGGCAATGAAGCAGCCGTTGATCGGACTTTGATTTGTCGTGAAAGATGCCGATAGGCATCGGCATGACAGGTATATTTTATAAAAAGGGAAAAAGTTGGTCATACTGAACTTGTTTCGGGATCTCACATTCAAGGTAATGAAGCAGCCGTTGATCGGACTTTCACTTGTCGTGAGAGATGCCGATAGGCACCGGTGTAACGGGGTGGAGGAGCCTCTTAATGTGATCAAATATCGATCTTGGTAACCTTCTCCTTCATCAGGTTATCGGCTACGCGTTTGATGAAGATGTAATTGGCTGATGCACCTACTACGGCACCTACCACTGGTACCAGGCGTTCGGCAGTTTTAGAGCCAATGTTGAGCATCAACTTCTCGGCTACCTCTTCCATGATGTTCTTGGTCATGGCCATGCCGGCGTCCACTTTTAAGGATGATGCCACGATCTTGAAAAAATCATCGAACCGGATCTTATAGCTTCCGGTGCGGTGATATGAAATGGCCAGCGTTACCCTGAATTGTTGGGTGATCAGATTGATCATATCCACCGGCACACCGATCAGCATACTGGTCACGCCACCTGCACCGGTGATCGCACCTGAGCCAGCGGCCAGTAAAGCGCATTGCTGAATAAATCTATCGATACCTAACTGATCCACCCCTTTTTTAATACCCAGCTGATCGATCTGCTCAAAGATCTTTTGGAAACCGCCTTTGGCCAGGCCGGTCATGCTCTGTTTAAAGTTTCGGCTTATTTTACGCAGATTGAGTTTTGGCAATGTAAAAGGGCGCATGTTTCAAGTTTTGATATAATAGTGGTGCTATTTCCGTGCCATATTATCAATACGAACGGATCAGCGATCAGTAAGGGTCAGGTGATACGCGTGGTACAAATAGTGGCTACCCATTCCTGATGGTGGCAACGCGGGCAAACGTTCTTTTGTTCTTTCAGATCCATTACATGTGCGCAGTAGCTGCATGCGTAAGGGCCGGGCTCATTACAGGTATCACTTTTTTGGTCGTACACTTTGGGGAGTACCGGTAAGCCGGGTCTCACGTCCTCGTCCGGATAAAAAAAGAAGCTTACCACACCGTTCGTCTCCAATATGGCGGTCTTGACCTGGCCTACATGCTCTACGTTCTTCTGGCGCATCTCGGCAAAGAACTCATCCTTTGCGAACATCGGCTCATCATGGTCGATCACAAATTGCCCATCCTCGATGATATACACCGGCTCGCCCTCCAATACCTTTTCGAACCATTCGTATTTAGTGGCTAAATAGGTAAGGCCGCGATAAAATAACAGGATACACAAAAAGACGATCACCGCTGGTAATATGGCATCCTCATTATGGAACATGGGATCGCCTGCGGCGGAGCCTAAGCCAATGATCACGGCCACCTCGAACAGCGATAATTGCCTTACTCCCTTTTTTCCCGAGAGCCGCAGGAACAGCAGGATCATGGAGAACATGATCAGCGTGCGGAACAGGATCTCACCCGCGGCCATCAGGTCCAGGTCATGGATAAAAATATTATGCCAGTCAAATTTCATCAGCTCAGACAACTAATCAACCCTATGACCGGTAAATTGTTGCATATCACGCCATAAAGAAGTACGGGGCGTGATGGTGATGAGTGGCAAGCGGATGTTAGTAA
This window harbors:
- a CDS encoding DUF421 domain-containing protein, translating into MKFDWHNIFIHDLDLMAAGEILFRTLIMFSMILLFLRLSGKKGVRQLSLFEVAVIIGLGSAAGDPMFHNEDAILPAVIVFLCILLFYRGLTYLATKYEWFEKVLEGEPVYIIEDGQFVIDHDEPMFAKDEFFAEMRQKNVEHVGQVKTAILETNGVVSFFFYPDEDVRPGLPVLPKVYDQKSDTCNEPGPYACSYCAHVMDLKEQKNVCPRCHHQEWVATICTTRIT
- a CDS encoding EcsC family protein, coding for MRPFTLPKLNLRKISRNFKQSMTGLAKGGFQKIFEQIDQLGIKKGVDQLGIDRFIQQCALLAAGSGAITGAGGVTSMLIGVPVDMINLITQQFRVTLAISYHRTGSYKIRFDDFFKIVASSLKVDAGMAMTKNIMEEVAEKLMLNIGSKTAERLVPVVGAVVGASANYIFIKRVADNLMKEKVTKIDI
- the pheT gene encoding phenylalanine--tRNA ligase subunit beta gives rise to the protein MKISYNWLKEFIDTDRSPEDISGILTGIGLEVESLEKVQAIPGGLEGLVIGYVKEAVQHPNADRLRVTKVDVGGAEDLQVVCGAPNVAAGQKVVVAVVGSTVHPTTGEPFKISKSKIRGEVSEGMICAEDEIGLGESHAGIMVLDADAPVGTPAKEYFKLNDDYLFEIGLTPNRADAASHLGTARDIAAFLKQGVTKPDVPAFKVDNESLTIPVTIEAEAACPRYASVTISGVQVQDSPQWLKERLAVIGVRSINNIVDVTNYVLHELGQPLHAFDADAITGGKVSVKTYAEGTPFVTLDGVERKLSADDLMIGNADGPMCIAGVFGGADSGVKESTTKVFLESAYFNPVSVRKTSKRHGLKTDASFRFERGVDPDITVFALQRAALLIQEVAGGSISSQISDIYSTPVQPFAVEVTYKNIDRLIGKAIGIDTIRAIIAALDIQIVNETAEGLSLLVPPYRVDVTREVDVIEEVLRIYGYNNIEIPTQIRASLNNSQRPEKDTVQNAISDLLTANAFNEILCNSLTSSAYAESLDSAVKLLNPLSSDLDIMRQTLLYSGLEAIAYNQNRRQADLKFYEFGKTYAFADEKYTEVQRLSIFITGGVSAEHWDKKSGAVSFYNLKAVVDGVLERLNITDVSVDEVHDHELAYGLQYNKGNKTIARFGAVLPAALKKAGVEKEVFYADLNFDVLLNIVKKNKIVNKELSKFPAVRRDLSMLVDTAVTFGQLKQIAQRTERKLLTEVSVFDVYQGDKLPAGKKSYALSFILQDEEKTLTDKAIDAIMQKLIYNFGKEAGAEIRK
- the rny gene encoding ribonuclease Y; this translates as MDILYIIIGLLIGAIIGFVIGRYLLKKVFKEQEVAAQNKVKKILKDAENNAEILKKNKLLEAKEKFLQLKAEHEQEVNSKNNAIGQRENSIKQKEQSLNQKLENVNRKENELDNTRKNLEKQTETLHKKQEEVEHLKQQHVQQLETIAGLTAEEAKNQLVDTLREEARTKAMSQIKDIVDEAKLTATKEAKKVVIQTIQRTATESAIENTVSIFNIENDEIKGRIIGREGRNIRALEAATGIEIIVDDTPEAIILSGFDPVRREIARLAMHRLVTDGRIHPARIEEVVAKTRKQIEEEIVEIGERTVIDLGIHGLHPELIRMVGRMRYRSSYGQNLLQHSREVANFCATMAAELGLNVKLAKRAGLLHDIGKVPDDNPELPHAILGMQLAEKYKEHPEVCNAIGAHHDEIEMTSMISPIIQACDAISGARPGARREVVESYIKRLKELEELALSYPGVEKTFAIQAGRELRVVVESEKVSDAQSEILAADISNRIQTEMTYPGQIKVTVIRETRSVAFAK
- a CDS encoding cell division protein ZapA, which codes for MGEISIKINIADRVYPLKVDTEEEELIRRAAKLVNDRIKEFQDNYAVKDKQDLLSMAVLHYATSSLKAERKVTEEDTTVAEKAYQLDHMLNEFFNKQ